GCTAATAAAACCGAAGCAGGTTTGACGGTCGCTTTCATGGACTCCCATCCCTGAACAGGAAAAGAACAATGAATTTGTTGGGGTTGATCACTGGCATTGACCACCTTGACTTGATAGCTCACCTTTTGCCCCGCATTTGCAGAAAGGCCCTGAATCGGAGCATCAACAGCTAAAACTTTACCTTTTGACAGATGTACGTTCCGTATTTGTAACTGGGTATTTTTCTCAGAAGCTACTGACAAATGTAGTTGTTTCACTCCTTGCAGTGTTCCACGCTGTCCTTCAGGCAAGTCAAATGCTTTCCAGGGAATGAATACCTGTTGCCAACCCTTGCCATGCAGCGTAACGGTTGCCTTATTTTCAAGTTGAAGCTTACGGATATTTTCCTCAGCCACCTTAAAAGTCAAGTCAATGACTGCCGAAGAACCTTCTTTTTGATAAAGATCAAATACAAAGCCTTCGTATTGACTCCAATCTTCGCCATGATAATAATCTCTGTATCCCTTGGACCAATTTTCTCCTTCAGGATAAGAATAACTTATATCCGTACCAGATTCAAAATAACCAACCTGTTTTTTTACTTTGGTAAAGCCACTCCAGTCCTCAAAATCATTGCTTCCAACAGCTCGATTTAACTGCGCATCAGCACCAATTGGTAATAACGCGGTTAAAAAAACAAATATTAAAGCTCTCATTGTCTTCATATAAATACACTTAAAATAGCATCTGCACTATGACTTTTGGATGATAAAATAATCTTGATTATCATCTCTGTGCTGAAAAATTATAAACTAAAGGCCACTCATCGTTTCCTTAACTGTATTGATGTACCTGTCCAAATGCTCTTGCTGCAATTGGTCAGAGTCACCATACTCCTTTCTTAAATCTGTTAGCTGTTGATGAAGCTGTTCTTTGATTTCTGCATATTCAGGGGAGTTGTAAACATTTGTCTGTTCATCAGGATCAGCAGACAGATCGTAAAGCTCCCATTGATCGACATCGTAATAGAAGTGAATCAACTTATACCGATGGGTACGAATCCCATAATGCCGCTTTACCATATGAATTGACGGATACTCATAATAGGTATAGTAAACTGCATCTCGGAAATTTTCATCTTCCTGATTCAATACCTTTCGAAATGATTTCCCTTGGATATCAGTAGGAATATTTATACCCGCATAATCTAAAAAGGTAGGGGCGAAATCTAAATTCTGTACCAGGGCATCACTTTTCTGCCCTGCTTCAACTTCCTTTGGGTACCGCATCAAAAGTGGGGTTCGCAGGGATTGCTCATACATAAAACGTTTATCAAACCATCCATTTTCACCTAAGTAAAAACCCTGATCCGAGGTATAAACTACAATGGTATTCTCCGCTAAATTATTTTGATCCAAATAATCAAGGACGCGTCCAACGCCTTCATCCACCGAAGCAATACATGCCAAATAATCCTGCATGTATCTCTGATACCGCCATTTGGTTAATTGCTCCTTACTCATGGTCGGATATTTTGACTTAAAATCCTCGATAATTGGCTGATAGGTGGCATCCCAGCTCGCTCGCTGCTGCTTATTCATTCTACCCAGATTCTTCTCCCAGGCCTCAATTCCCCAGTCAGAATTTTCATCAATCCCCATAGCCTCCAAGGCTTCCGGTGAGATCTTTGAATCTCCTGCCCAATTCATATGGCTGAGGATGTTCATCTCGGCTGTTTGTGCAGCGGTGCCACGACCTTCATTGTTGGCAAATAATGTGGTTGGTTCTTTGAAGGTTCTTTTGGTATATTTCTTATAATGACGTTCAGCAGGCAACCACTCTCTATGCGGGGCTTTTTGATGATACAATACACAAAATGGTTTATCGGTATTTCGATCATCCAACCAATCAATGACCATATCGGTAGTGATGTCCGTTACATAACCTTCGATTTGTGTGGTATCGCCATTGATAATAAAATCAGGGTTGTAGTAATTTCCCTGAGCAGGTAAAACAGCGTAATGATCAAATCCTTGTGGTGTACCATCCAGGTGAATCTTCCCTAAAAGTGCCGTAGCATAATTATTTTCCTGAAGTTGCTTGACAAAATTATCTTGATTCCAATCAAACTCCTGATGATTATCCACCTTTCCATTTCTAAAGCTATGCTTGCCCGTCAACATGACCGCTCTACTCGGTGCACAAATAGAATTGGTAACGGTGGCACTATTGAAAATTACACCTTCATCAGCAATTCTGTCAATATTGGGGGTTTGATTGAGGCCATGCCCATAGGCACTTATGGCTTGATAAGCATGGTCATCACTCATAATGAAGATGATATTTGGCGCCTCGTTCTTTTGCGCATTCACCAAAGTACTCCCCAGCCCACTAAGAGCGACCAAAATTAATCCTCTAAATAATCCTTTCATCTCTATAATTTCTCTAAGTGCTCTACCTCTACATAATAAGCGCCCAAGTCTGTATCATCATCCAGAATAAACTTGGTAAAAAGGCGTGCATCGCCTTTTTTCAAACTCACATTAAACTCAACATATTCAGCAGCAGGATTAACAGCTTTTACTTCATCAATTCCTTGAATGCTTAGCTGTGCTTTTTCAATTTTTAGAGCTCTGCCTCTTTTTCCAGCGGTTACGGTCGTACCAGAAACCGCCGGACGGACAGGGGCGCCTTCTGCCAAAGTATAGTTGGTTTCAACAGGCCAACGGCGAAGTCTGAAACGATAATTGCCATCTTGGGCCACTTTAACCAACCAATAGCCATTATCTCTGTAGCCTGTTCGGATATGGTCTTGTTTCCATGGGCTGACCTTATCGGTATGCCAATCATGACAGTATAAAGTGGTCGGATTCTCCTCTTGAGCCCCCAAGTAAATGTAGGGCATATCCGAAAATGTGGGCGCTACATCCTGCCACCAAAGATCATACGCCTGCTTTAGTTCTTTCACTTTCTCCGGATGATTTTCAAAAATATCGACGCTCTGTCCTGGGTCTGAATCAAGGTTATAGAGTTCTTCACCATTAATCAGCCTCCAGGGGCCTTGCATCAAAGCCGTATTGCTCCAGGCAACAGGCATTTCCTCCCGTTGGCCATCAACTATGATGACCCGTTGGTCGCCAAAATCATCGGATTGTTCGCCCCTCAATAAGGGCACTAAACTTTTCCCATCAAATGATATTGGGTTCTTCTGCTTTAAGTCACACAATTCCACCAAGGTTGGGAAAATATCAAAATGTGCCGTCAGGTCGTTAATGTCCCTGCCAACATTGATGTTCCCATTTTTCCAATGAATAAATAATGGCACCCGATGCCCACCCTCGTAAATACTTGCTTTAATGCCACGCATGCCTGCGTTATTACCCTCAGAAACAAAGCCATTGAATCGATGACCTGTTGTTTTGGCTCCTGCGGCAGTCCCATTATCTGTAGAAAAAATGATTATCGTATTGTCCAGCAGCTCGTTTTCCTCAAGGAATGACTTCAGCTTCCCGATGTTTTCATCCACATTGGTGATCATTCCATAGAATGCCGCATTGGGAATTTGGTCATTATCTCGGTAGGGTTCCGCATATTTTTCCTCAACAAAATAGGGCGAATGTGCCGCATTGGTGGGGATATAACAAAAGAAAGGTTTGCCATTTTGACGCTTGATAAATTGCTTTGCCTGCTTAAACCAGACATCAGTACAATAGCCT
This sequence is a window from Persicobacter psychrovividus. Protein-coding genes within it:
- a CDS encoding arylsulfatase, with protein sequence MRKFFKLFILISLFNLSIVYAQSQPNVILLLVDDQGYGDVGALGNPLISTPNIDALYESSARFTDFHVSPTCAPTRASLLSGHHCDRAGVWHTVNGRSLILERETLMAQTFKENGYSTGIFGKWHLGDNYPFRPQDKGFEEVLIHGGGGVGQTMDHFDNNYFDDVYVHNGELKQFEGYCTDVWFKQAKQFIKRQNGKPFFCYIPTNAAHSPYFVEEKYAEPYRDNDQIPNAAFYGMITNVDENIGKLKSFLEENELLDNTIIIFSTDNGTAAGAKTTGHRFNGFVSEGNNAGMRGIKASIYEGGHRVPLFIHWKNGNINVGRDINDLTAHFDIFPTLVELCDLKQKNPISFDGKSLVPLLRGEQSDDFGDQRVIIVDGQREEMPVAWSNTALMQGPWRLINGEELYNLDSDPGQSVDIFENHPEKVKELKQAYDLWWQDVAPTFSDMPYIYLGAQEENPTTLYCHDWHTDKVSPWKQDHIRTGYRDNGYWLVKVAQDGNYRFRLRRWPVETNYTLAEGAPVRPAVSGTTVTAGKRGRALKIEKAQLSIQGIDEVKAVNPAAEYVEFNVSLKKGDARLFTKFILDDDTDLGAYYVEVEHLEKL
- a CDS encoding sulfatase, which encodes MKGLFRGLILVALSGLGSTLVNAQKNEAPNIIFIMSDDHAYQAISAYGHGLNQTPNIDRIADEGVIFNSATVTNSICAPSRAVMLTGKHSFRNGKVDNHQEFDWNQDNFVKQLQENNYATALLGKIHLDGTPQGFDHYAVLPAQGNYYNPDFIINGDTTQIEGYVTDITTDMVIDWLDDRNTDKPFCVLYHQKAPHREWLPAERHYKKYTKRTFKEPTTLFANNEGRGTAAQTAEMNILSHMNWAGDSKISPEALEAMGIDENSDWGIEAWEKNLGRMNKQQRASWDATYQPIIEDFKSKYPTMSKEQLTKWRYQRYMQDYLACIASVDEGVGRVLDYLDQNNLAENTIVVYTSDQGFYLGENGWFDKRFMYEQSLRTPLLMRYPKEVEAGQKSDALVQNLDFAPTFLDYAGINIPTDIQGKSFRKVLNQEDENFRDAVYYTYYEYPSIHMVKRHYGIRTHRYKLIHFYYDVDQWELYDLSADPDEQTNVYNSPEYAEIKEQLHQQLTDLRKEYGDSDQLQQEHLDRYINTVKETMSGL